The Paracoccus sediminicola genome has a segment encoding these proteins:
- the serA gene encoding phosphoglycerate dehydrogenase — protein sequence MPKVLVSDKLSETAVQIFRDRGIEVDFMPELGKDKEKLAEVIGQYDGLAIRSATKATEKLLEKADNLKVIGRAGIGVDNVDIPAASKKGVIVMNTPFGNSVTTAEHAIALMFAVARQLPEASLSTHAGKWEKNRFMGVELFNKTLGLIGAGNIGSIVADRALGLKMKVLAYDPFLSEERADQMGVKKVELDELLGRADFITMHVPLTDKTRNILSRENIAKTKKGVRIVNAARGGLIDEEALAEALQSGHVAGAALDVFATEPATESPLFNLPNVVVTPHLGASTTEAQENVALQVAEQMSDYLLTGAVTNALNMPSVTAEEAKIMGPWIKLAGHLGSFIGQMTDEPIKSINVLYDGVVSEMNVNALNAAVIAGVMKAANPDVNMVSAPAIAKERGIQVATTRQEAGGVYDGYIKVTVVTDERERSIAGTVFSDGKPRFIQIRGINVDAEIGEHMLYTRNKDVPGVIGALGSTLGELGVNIANFQLGRTSSGEDAIAILYLDEAMSDEALAALDKTGKFLQARALRFEL from the coding sequence ATGCCCAAGGTTCTCGTATCTGACAAGCTGTCGGAAACCGCCGTCCAGATCTTCCGCGACCGCGGGATCGAGGTCGATTTCATGCCCGAGCTGGGCAAGGATAAGGAAAAGCTGGCCGAGGTGATCGGCCAATATGACGGGCTGGCTATCCGGTCTGCGACGAAGGCCACCGAGAAGCTGCTTGAAAAGGCCGATAATCTCAAGGTGATCGGACGCGCCGGAATCGGCGTCGACAATGTCGATATTCCCGCTGCCTCGAAGAAAGGCGTGATCGTGATGAACACGCCTTTCGGTAACAGCGTCACCACAGCTGAGCATGCCATCGCGCTGATGTTCGCTGTCGCCCGCCAACTGCCCGAGGCGAGCCTTTCTACCCATGCCGGGAAATGGGAAAAGAACCGATTCATGGGTGTCGAGCTGTTCAACAAGACGCTCGGGCTGATCGGCGCGGGCAACATCGGCTCGATCGTCGCGGATCGCGCGCTTGGGCTGAAGATGAAGGTGCTGGCCTATGACCCGTTCCTATCAGAGGAGCGCGCCGACCAGATGGGCGTGAAGAAGGTCGAACTGGACGAACTGCTCGGCCGCGCAGATTTCATCACCATGCATGTGCCGCTGACCGACAAGACCCGTAATATTCTCTCGCGCGAGAATATCGCCAAGACGAAGAAAGGCGTGCGCATCGTGAACGCGGCGCGCGGCGGGCTGATCGACGAAGAGGCGCTGGCCGAAGCGCTGCAATCGGGCCATGTTGCCGGGGCTGCTCTGGATGTTTTCGCGACCGAACCGGCGACGGAAAGCCCGCTGTTCAATTTGCCCAACGTGGTCGTGACACCGCATCTAGGCGCCTCGACCACCGAGGCGCAGGAGAATGTGGCGCTTCAGGTGGCCGAACAGATGTCGGATTACCTGCTGACCGGCGCCGTGACCAACGCGCTGAACATGCCCTCGGTCACCGCCGAGGAAGCCAAGATCATGGGGCCGTGGATCAAGCTGGCCGGGCATCTGGGAAGCTTCATCGGCCAGATGACGGATGAGCCGATCAAGTCGATCAATGTGCTTTATGACGGTGTCGTCTCTGAAATGAACGTCAATGCGCTGAACGCCGCGGTCATTGCAGGGGTGATGAAGGCTGCGAACCCGGATGTGAACATGGTTTCGGCCCCCGCCATCGCAAAGGAGCGCGGCATCCAGGTCGCCACCACGCGGCAAGAGGCGGGCGGCGTGTATGATGGCTATATCAAGGTTACTGTCGTCACCGATGAACGCGAGCGGTCCATCGCGGGCACGGTGTTCAGCGACGGCAAGCCGCGCTTCATCCAGATCCGCGGGATCAATGTCGATGCCGAGATCGGCGAGCATATGCTGTATACGCGCAACAAGGACGTGCCGGGGGTGATCGGCGCGCTCGGCTCGACCCTGGGTGAGCTGGGTGTCAACATCGCCAATTTCCAGCTGGGCCGCACCAGCTCGGGTGAGGATGCGATCGCGATCCTGTATCTCGACGAGGCGATGTCGGACGAAGCTTTGGCAGCGCTGGACAAGACCGGAAAATTCCTGCAGGCGCGGGCCTTGCGTTTCGAACTCTGA
- a CDS encoding metallophosphoesterase, translating to MQQDDHPPVYALGDVHGQLELLKEAHRLAEMDGGAAARIIHLGDLIDRGPDSRGVIEYLMEGQAIGRDWLVVKGNHDHKLPRFLEDPRWLDPGPSRPQFWTADRNNGAAATFASYGIEGADEMDLDELHRLAEAAIPAEHASWLDELPLYRTEPGGLVFVHAGIRPGIPLDQQSPTDLMWIRKPFHDSAADHGALIVHGHTPVKRVTHYGNRLNLDTGAAFGGPVSIVRLDGTDIRLLTRDGPIPVAPQPR from the coding sequence ATGCAGCAGGACGATCATCCTCCGGTGTATGCGCTTGGCGATGTGCACGGTCAGCTTGAGCTGCTGAAAGAAGCCCATCGCCTGGCAGAGATGGATGGCGGCGCGGCGGCCCGGATCATCCATCTTGGCGATCTGATCGACCGCGGCCCGGATTCGCGCGGGGTCATCGAGTATCTGATGGAAGGGCAGGCGATTGGGCGGGATTGGCTGGTGGTGAAGGGCAATCACGATCACAAGCTGCCCCGTTTTCTCGAAGATCCGCGCTGGCTGGACCCGGGCCCTTCGCGTCCGCAGTTCTGGACCGCCGACCGCAATAACGGCGCTGCCGCGACCTTTGCGTCCTACGGGATCGAGGGTGCTGACGAGATGGATCTCGATGAGTTGCATCGGCTCGCGGAGGCCGCGATCCCCGCCGAGCACGCTTCCTGGCTTGACGAGCTGCCGCTGTACCGGACCGAACCCGGCGGGCTGGTCTTCGTGCATGCGGGCATCAGGCCCGGTATCCCCCTGGATCAGCAGTCTCCGACCGATCTGATGTGGATCCGCAAGCCGTTCCACGATTCCGCAGCCGATCATGGCGCGCTGATCGTTCATGGGCACACGCCGGTGAAGCGCGTGACGCATTACGGCAACCGGCTGAATCTCGATACCGGCGCGGCCTTTGGCGGGCCGGTTTCGATCGTTCGATTGGACGGGACGGATATACGTCTTCTGACCAGGGATGGTCCGATCCCTGTGGCTCCGCAGCCGCGCTGA
- the tsaB gene encoding tRNA (adenosine(37)-N6)-threonylcarbamoyltransferase complex dimerization subunit type 1 TsaB, which translates to MPDDLTLGFDSSAAHCAAALLSGDALIAERHEEMSRGQAERLFPMINDLLESAGVAWTDLARIGVGIGPGNFTGIRIAVAAARGLALSLQIPAIGISATEALASGLPRPCRIVIPGRRGMIIWEDFGSSGAGPRQMPAETLPPGPPVLTPIRGIAHGTALLARARDNGEQPRPAPIYLRAADAAPARDAGPVMLP; encoded by the coding sequence TTGCCTGACGATCTTACACTTGGCTTCGACAGTTCGGCCGCGCATTGCGCGGCCGCTTTACTGTCGGGTGACGCGCTGATCGCAGAACGCCACGAAGAGATGTCGAGGGGTCAGGCCGAGCGACTGTTTCCCATGATTAACGATCTGCTGGAAAGTGCCGGTGTAGCCTGGACCGATCTGGCACGTATCGGCGTCGGAATCGGACCGGGCAATTTCACCGGTATCCGCATCGCTGTCGCGGCCGCTCGGGGGCTGGCGCTGTCATTGCAGATCCCGGCCATTGGCATTTCTGCGACCGAGGCGCTCGCCTCGGGGCTGCCGCGCCCGTGCCGGATCGTGATACCCGGCAGGCGCGGTATGATCATCTGGGAAGATTTCGGCAGCAGCGGAGCCGGGCCGCGCCAAATGCCGGCCGAGACGCTGCCGCCGGGCCCGCCGGTGCTGACCCCGATCCGCGGCATCGCCCATGGTACGGCGCTGCTGGCCCGTGCCCGTGACAATGGCGAGCAGCCGCGCCCCGCGCCGATCTATCTGCGCGCCGCCGACGCAGCTCCGGCACGGGACGCTGGGCCGGTGATGCTGCCGTGA
- a CDS encoding GNAT family N-acetyltransferase: MTRLHAACFHIPRPWREAEFASLLAERGVFLCAEADGFAMGRVVLDEAELLTLAVAPESRRAGLGGSLLAEFEDQACQRGAVTGFLEVASDNRPALALYLRADWVQVGRRPRYYAPGIDAILMRKALIPTC, from the coding sequence TTGACCCGGCTGCACGCCGCCTGCTTCCACATCCCGCGACCCTGGCGTGAAGCAGAGTTTGCTTCGCTTCTGGCTGAGCGCGGCGTCTTCCTCTGTGCCGAGGCAGATGGTTTCGCGATGGGACGGGTGGTTCTGGACGAAGCCGAACTGCTGACCCTTGCCGTCGCACCTGAATCCCGCCGCGCCGGGCTGGGCGGAAGTTTGCTCGCAGAATTCGAGGACCAAGCGTGCCAGCGCGGAGCCGTCACCGGGTTTCTGGAAGTGGCCAGCGACAACCGCCCCGCCCTCGCCCTTTATCTGCGGGCCGATTGGGTGCAGGTCGGACGTCGCCCGCGCTATTACGCGCCCGGGATCGACGCAATTCTGATGCGCAAGGCGTTGATACCCACGTGCTGA
- a CDS encoding CreA family protein, which translates to MLKKLIAALALTATPLAAEEVAEIGVDWVGNDIVIEAFQDPEISGVTCHLSYFSRSVIDRLSQGNWFEDPSNSAIECSQTGPITMDEVSNSSDGENVFSEGRSLVFKSLRVKRIYDEKNQVLIYLAHANEVTEGSAKMAISTVPIRAAANAAE; encoded by the coding sequence ATGTTGAAGAAGCTAATCGCCGCCCTTGCCCTGACCGCTACCCCGCTTGCCGCCGAAGAGGTCGCCGAGATCGGAGTGGACTGGGTCGGAAACGACATCGTCATAGAGGCGTTTCAGGACCCTGAGATCAGCGGCGTGACCTGCCATCTTTCCTATTTCTCACGTTCGGTGATCGACCGGCTCAGCCAGGGCAACTGGTTCGAGGACCCTTCAAACAGCGCCATCGAATGCAGCCAGACCGGACCGATCACGATGGACGAAGTCTCTAACAGCAGCGATGGAGAGAACGTGTTTTCAGAGGGCCGCTCGCTGGTTTTCAAGTCGCTGCGGGTGAAGCGGATCTATGACGAGAAGAACCAGGTGCTGATCTATCTGGCGCATGCCAATGAGGTGACCGAGGGCTCGGCCAAGATGGCTATTTCGACGGTGCCGATCCGGGCCGCCGCGAACGCTGCCGAGTAG
- the secA gene encoding preprotein translocase subunit SecA — MLGLGNMAKKVFGTPNDRKVKSARPLVAKINGLEPDSQARSDEELISKTRELQKRFQNGEDLDALLPEAFANCREAARRALGLRAFDTQLLGGIFLHQGNIAEMKTGEGKTLVATFPAYLNALSGRGVHIVTVNDYLAKRDAEWMGKVFAALGMKTGVVYPYQPDEEKRAAYQADVTYATNNELGFDYLRDNMKSSVDQMVQRDHAFAIVDEVDSILIDEARTPLIISGPSQDRSELYKTLNQFIPQLTEEDYKLDEKTRNATFTEEGNEKLEQLLSDAGVLPEGQTLYDPESTTIVHHANQALRAHKLFQRDQNYIVQNDEVVLIDEFTGRMMKGRRLSDGLHQAIEAKEGVAIQPENVTLASVTFQNYFRLYDKLAGMTGTAATEAEEFADIYKLGVVEVPTNKPIARVDEHDRVYRTGTEKYAAVIEAIQEAHGKGQPILVGTTSIEKSEMLSQMLDKAGIKHNVLNARQHEQEAYIVAEAGKPGAVTIATNMAGRGTDIQLGGNVDMKVMQALDADPEANPDELRAKIEAGHAADKDKVLGAGGLFVLATERHESRRIDNQLRGRSGRQGDPGRSLFFLSLEDDLMRIFGSERLDSVLSKLGMKEGEAIVHPWVNKSLERAQGKVEGRNFDIRKQLLKFDDVMNDQRKAIFSQRREIMDSEEVGEIAADMRHQVIDDLVDEYLPPRAYAEQWDAAGLQKAAVETLNMNLPIEDWAAEDGVDQDVVRERLVEATDRYMAEKEQNFGPETMRQIEKQILLQAIDQKWRDHLLTLEHLRSVVGFRGYAQRDPLSEYKTESFQLFESLLDGLRSDVTQQLARIRPLTDEEREQMMRQHQDQQKAQQSQMTPEHEETRGGAASAAAPGFDENDPATWGNPSRNDPCPCGSGSKFKHCHGRLT; from the coding sequence ATGCTGGGTCTAGGCAATATGGCGAAGAAGGTCTTTGGTACGCCCAACGACCGCAAGGTGAAATCGGCACGCCCGCTGGTGGCGAAGATCAACGGATTGGAGCCTGATAGCCAGGCCCGCTCTGACGAAGAGTTGATTTCCAAGACCCGCGAATTGCAGAAACGTTTCCAGAACGGCGAGGATCTCGACGCGCTTCTGCCCGAGGCTTTCGCCAATTGCCGTGAAGCCGCGCGCCGCGCGCTCGGCCTGCGGGCCTTCGACACCCAGCTTCTCGGCGGAATTTTCCTGCATCAGGGCAATATCGCCGAGATGAAGACGGGCGAAGGCAAGACGCTTGTTGCGACTTTTCCCGCCTATCTGAACGCGCTGTCGGGCCGTGGTGTGCATATCGTGACCGTCAACGACTATCTGGCCAAGCGCGACGCGGAATGGATGGGCAAGGTCTTCGCCGCGCTCGGCATGAAGACCGGGGTGGTCTATCCCTACCAGCCGGATGAGGAAAAGCGCGCCGCCTATCAGGCCGATGTGACATATGCGACGAATAACGAGCTGGGCTTCGACTATCTGCGCGACAATATGAAATCCAGCGTCGACCAGATGGTGCAGCGCGATCATGCCTTTGCCATCGTCGATGAGGTCGACTCGATCCTCATCGACGAGGCGCGGACGCCGCTGATCATCTCGGGCCCTTCGCAGGACCGCAGCGAGCTGTACAAGACGCTGAACCAGTTCATTCCTCAGCTGACCGAGGAAGACTACAAGCTCGACGAAAAGACCCGCAATGCGACCTTCACCGAAGAGGGCAACGAAAAGCTGGAGCAGCTTCTCTCCGATGCCGGGGTGCTGCCCGAGGGCCAGACGCTGTACGACCCGGAATCGACCACCATCGTGCACCACGCCAATCAGGCTCTGCGGGCGCATAAGCTGTTCCAGCGGGACCAGAATTATATCGTCCAGAATGACGAGGTGGTGCTGATCGACGAATTCACCGGCCGGATGATGAAGGGCCGGCGCCTGTCCGATGGTCTGCACCAGGCGATCGAGGCGAAAGAGGGCGTGGCGATTCAGCCCGAGAACGTGACGCTGGCCTCGGTCACCTTCCAGAATTATTTTCGCCTTTACGACAAGCTGGCCGGCATGACCGGCACCGCGGCCACCGAGGCCGAGGAATTCGCCGATATCTACAAGCTCGGCGTGGTCGAAGTGCCGACCAACAAGCCTATCGCGCGGGTCGATGAACATGACCGCGTCTATCGCACCGGGACCGAGAAATACGCCGCCGTGATCGAGGCTATTCAAGAGGCGCATGGCAAGGGCCAGCCGATCCTCGTCGGCACGACCAGCATCGAGAAATCCGAGATGCTGTCGCAGATGCTCGACAAGGCGGGGATCAAGCATAATGTGCTGAACGCCCGCCAGCACGAGCAGGAAGCGTATATCGTGGCCGAGGCGGGCAAGCCCGGCGCGGTGACCATTGCGACCAACATGGCCGGTCGTGGCACCGATATTCAGCTCGGCGGCAATGTCGATATGAAGGTGATGCAGGCGCTCGACGCAGACCCCGAAGCCAATCCCGACGAATTGCGCGCAAAGATCGAGGCCGGGCACGCTGCTGACAAGGACAAGGTGCTGGGCGCAGGCGGGCTGTTCGTGCTGGCCACCGAGCGCCACGAATCCCGCCGGATCGACAACCAGCTCCGGGGCCGTTCGGGCCGTCAGGGCGATCCCGGGCGCTCGCTGTTCTTTCTGTCGCTGGAAGACGATCTGATGCGGATCTTCGGGTCCGAACGTCTGGATTCCGTGCTGTCGAAACTCGGCATGAAAGAGGGCGAAGCCATCGTCCACCCGTGGGTCAACAAGTCGCTGGAGCGGGCGCAGGGCAAGGTTGAAGGCCGCAACTTCGACATCCGCAAGCAGCTGCTGAAATTCGACGATGTCATGAACGATCAGCGCAAGGCGATCTTCAGCCAGCGGCGCGAGATCATGGACAGCGAAGAGGTCGGCGAAATCGCCGCCGATATGCGCCATCAGGTGATCGACGATCTGGTGGACGAATATCTGCCGCCGCGCGCCTATGCCGAACAATGGGATGCGGCGGGATTGCAGAAGGCGGCCGTCGAGACATTGAATATGAACCTTCCCATCGAGGACTGGGCCGCCGAAGATGGTGTCGATCAGGATGTGGTGCGCGAACGCCTTGTCGAGGCCACCGACAGATATATGGCCGAGAAAGAGCAGAACTTCGGTCCCGAGACGATGCGCCAGATCGAGAAGCAGATCCTGCTGCAAGCCATCGACCAGAAATGGCGCGACCATCTGTTGACGCTGGAACATCTGCGCTCGGTTGTCGGCTTCCGCGGCTATGCGCAGCGTGATCCGCTATCGGAATATAAGACCGAGAGTTTCCAGCTCTTCGAAAGTCTGCTCGACGGGCTGCGCTCAGACGTGACCCAGCAACTCGCCCGGATCCGCCCGCTGACCGATGAAGAGCGGGAACAGATGATGCGCCAGCATCAGGATCAACAGAAAGCGCAGCAGAGCCAGATGACGCCGGAACATGAAGAGACACGGGGTGGGGCTGCCTCTGCCGCGGCGCCGGGCTTTGACGAAAACGATCCGGCGACCTGGGGCAATCCATCGCGCAACGATCCCTGCCCCTGCGGCTCGGGCTCGAAATTCAAGCATTGCCACGGTCGGCTCACCTGA
- a CDS encoding phosphoserine transaminase translates to MANTQPAARPENPRFSSGPCAKIPNYNLDMLSDAPLGRSHRAAIGKAKLAEAIELTREVLGVPEDYRIGIVPASDTGAVEMAMWSLLGERPVEMLAWESFGAGWVTDVVKQLKLDAKVQTADYGKIVDFGSVDFDRDVVFTWNGTTSGVRLPGGDAIPADRAGLTICDATSAAFAMELPFDKLDVVTFSWQKVLGGEGGHGVLILSPRAVERLESYTPAWPLPKIFRLTKGGKLIEGIFRGETINTPSMLCVEDYLVALNWAKSVGGRQGLIDRATANAQAVWDFCDSRDWIANLAEDPATASTTSVCLKFSDDRIVDGAAFAKAVAKRLEKEGVGLDMGAYRDAPPGLRIWCGSTVETTDVEALLPWIEWAFHEEIAAQS, encoded by the coding sequence ATGGCGAATACGCAACCGGCTGCGCGGCCGGAAAACCCGCGCTTTTCTTCTGGCCCCTGCGCCAAGATCCCCAATTACAATCTGGACATGCTCTCTGACGCGCCTCTGGGCCGCTCGCACCGTGCCGCCATCGGCAAGGCGAAGCTGGCAGAGGCGATCGAGCTGACGCGCGAGGTGCTCGGGGTCCCGGAGGATTATCGGATCGGCATCGTGCCCGCCTCGGATACCGGCGCGGTCGAGATGGCGATGTGGTCACTGCTGGGCGAACGCCCGGTCGAGATGCTGGCCTGGGAAAGCTTCGGCGCCGGCTGGGTCACCGATGTGGTCAAGCAACTGAAGCTGGATGCCAAGGTGCAGACCGCCGATTACGGCAAGATCGTGGATTTCGGATCGGTGGATTTCGACCGCGACGTGGTGTTCACCTGGAACGGCACGACCTCGGGCGTAAGGCTGCCCGGTGGCGACGCGATCCCCGCAGACCGCGCCGGGCTGACCATCTGCGACGCGACCTCGGCAGCCTTCGCGATGGAGCTGCCGTTCGACAAGCTGGATGTTGTCACCTTCTCCTGGCAGAAAGTGCTGGGCGGCGAAGGCGGGCATGGCGTGCTGATCCTGTCGCCCCGCGCCGTCGAGCGGCTTGAGAGCTATACCCCCGCATGGCCTCTGCCCAAGATTTTCCGGCTGACCAAGGGCGGCAAGCTGATCGAAGGCATTTTCCGCGGCGAAACGATAAACACGCCCTCGATGCTCTGCGTCGAAGACTATCTGGTTGCGCTGAACTGGGCAAAGTCTGTCGGCGGGCGGCAGGGTTTGATCGACCGTGCCACGGCCAATGCGCAAGCGGTCTGGGATTTCTGTGACAGCCGCGACTGGATCGCCAATCTGGCCGAGGATCCGGCGACGGCATCGACGACCAGTGTCTGCCTGAAATTCAGCGATGACCGCATCGTGGACGGCGCCGCCTTCGCGAAAGCCGTCGCCAAGCGGTTGGAGAAAGAAGGCGTCGGGCTGGATATGGGCGCCTATCGCGACGCGCCGCCCGGTCTGCGGATCTGGTGCGGCTCGACGGTGGAAACCACCGATGTCGAGGCGCTGCTGCCCTGGATCGAGTGGGCCTTCCACGAAGAGATCGCGGCGCAGAGCTGA
- a CDS encoding NifU family protein: protein MFIQTETTPNPATLKFLPGQPVLDEGTADFTTAESAAASPLAQRVFAVSGVTGVFLGTDFVTVTKSDDSQWDHIKPALLGAIMEHYQSGAPVMEGTAEKVGHAEHSGEDEEVVTQIKELLDTRVRPAVAQDGGDITFHGFDRGVVYLHMQGACAGCPSSTMTLKMGIENLLRHYIPEVTEVRPIA from the coding sequence ATGTTCATCCAGACCGAAACCACGCCGAACCCCGCCACGCTGAAATTCCTGCCCGGCCAGCCGGTGCTGGACGAGGGCACAGCCGATTTCACCACCGCCGAATCCGCAGCGGCGTCGCCTTTGGCGCAGCGCGTCTTCGCTGTGAGCGGCGTCACTGGCGTCTTTCTCGGCACCGATTTCGTGACAGTGACCAAATCCGATGACAGTCAGTGGGATCACATCAAGCCGGCCCTGCTTGGTGCAATCATGGAACATTATCAATCCGGCGCGCCGGTCATGGAAGGAACAGCCGAAAAGGTCGGCCATGCCGAACATAGCGGCGAAGACGAAGAGGTCGTGACTCAGATCAAGGAACTGCTCGACACGCGCGTCCGCCCGGCCGTGGCGCAGGATGGTGGCGACATCACCTTCCACGGCTTCGATCGCGGCGTGGTCTATCTTCATATGCAAGGCGCCTGCGCGGGCTGCCCCTCCTCGACCATGACGCTGAAGATGGGGATCGAGAACCTGCTGCGCCACTATATCCCCGAGGTGACCGAGGTGCGTCCGATTGCCTGA
- a CDS encoding peptidylprolyl isomerase translates to MFKLTASTAALIAALSAAPALAQDTETDSTETTATEASEAPADSGAATESGPATAETGGEDEAADSADSSADADSADSAAQDGVAQSEAPAANADPATVVATVNGEDITLGQMAAMQLRMPPEMAQMPAEELWDAMLDEMIRQAALAQLGESDQTPLDQAALVNLRRDYLTRAAMAQIVDFEPSDDEIQAAYAEAFPEDDPINEYDADHILVETEEAANAIIEELEGGADFAELAAERSTDTGSAQNGGDLGWFTLDRMVPEFSTAVEGMEPGSTSSEPVQSQFGWHIIKLNETRVMEPPALEEIRPQLVEQVRRERLESEVEKVTSEATVERSEDLDPALLEQNILGVE, encoded by the coding sequence ATGTTCAAGCTTACCGCCTCTACCGCCGCGCTGATCGCCGCGCTCTCTGCCGCGCCTGCCCTGGCGCAGGACACTGAGACCGACTCGACCGAGACCACCGCCACCGAAGCCAGCGAAGCGCCTGCCGATAGCGGGGCCGCGACGGAAAGCGGACCGGCCACCGCCGAGACTGGGGGCGAAGACGAGGCTGCGGACAGTGCAGATAGCAGTGCCGACGCGGACAGCGCGGACAGCGCCGCGCAGGATGGCGTCGCACAATCGGAAGCGCCCGCTGCCAATGCCGACCCCGCCACGGTCGTTGCCACCGTCAACGGCGAAGACATCACGCTTGGCCAGATGGCGGCCATGCAGCTGCGCATGCCGCCCGAGATGGCACAGATGCCAGCGGAAGAGCTATGGGACGCCATGCTGGACGAGATGATCCGCCAGGCCGCGCTGGCGCAGCTTGGGGAAAGCGATCAGACGCCGCTCGACCAGGCGGCCCTGGTCAACCTGCGGCGCGACTATCTGACCCGCGCCGCGATGGCTCAGATCGTCGATTTCGAGCCGTCCGATGACGAAATCCAGGCGGCCTATGCCGAAGCCTTCCCCGAGGATGATCCGATCAACGAATATGACGCGGATCACATTCTCGTCGAAACCGAAGAGGCCGCCAACGCCATCATCGAAGAACTCGAAGGCGGCGCCGATTTCGCCGAGCTGGCGGCCGAACGTTCGACTGACACCGGTTCGGCGCAGAACGGTGGCGATCTGGGCTGGTTCACGCTGGACCGCATGGTCCCCGAATTCAGCACCGCCGTCGAAGGGATGGAGCCGGGCAGCACGTCCAGCGAACCGGTGCAATCGCAATTCGGCTGGCATATCATCAAGTTGAACGAGACCCGGGTGATGGAGCCGCCGGCGCTCGAAGAGATTCGCCCCCAGCTTGTCGAACAGGTCCGTCGCGAGCGGCTCGAATCCGAGGTCGAGAAGGTGACGTCGGAAGCCACGGTCGAGCGTAGCGAAGATCTGGACCCGGCCCTGCTGGAGCAGAACATTCTCGGAGTGGAGTGA
- a CDS encoding sugar transferase, which yields MTLYQNWEMVEHRQAVTEAELWQLDSSSHDNSFYRRRVKRVVDVSLAIVMLAVLALPMIIVALLLLITQGRPIIYSGARMKAPGEPFKQFKFRTMVRVTEDGGATGAHKNWRITPLGRILRRTRLDELPQLFNILIGDMSFVGPRPPLPEYVARFPSLYGAVLTTRPGVTGLATLIYHRHEDRIMAGCKTAEQTERAYYARCLPTKLRIELVYQRAASPWLDAWIMWKTFLALIPGFDRPRKKRGSEATRQRSRRPGSAPSK from the coding sequence TTGACGCTTTACCAGAATTGGGAAATGGTCGAGCACCGCCAAGCCGTAACCGAGGCAGAGTTATGGCAACTGGACAGTTCTTCCCATGATAACAGCTTTTATCGTCGCCGTGTGAAGCGCGTCGTCGATGTGTCGCTTGCAATCGTAATGTTGGCCGTGCTTGCCTTGCCGATGATCATCGTGGCTTTGCTTCTCCTGATCACTCAGGGTCGCCCGATCATCTATAGCGGCGCGCGGATGAAGGCCCCCGGAGAGCCGTTCAAGCAGTTCAAGTTCCGCACGATGGTTCGCGTGACCGAGGATGGCGGCGCGACAGGTGCACATAAGAACTGGCGGATCACTCCGCTTGGCCGGATTCTGCGGCGCACCCGTCTGGATGAGCTGCCGCAGCTGTTCAATATCCTCATCGGCGATATGAGCTTCGTCGGTCCCCGGCCACCACTACCGGAATATGTTGCACGCTTTCCGTCACTTTACGGGGCGGTGCTGACGACGCGGCCCGGCGTGACCGGGCTTGCGACGCTGATCTATCATCGCCATGAGGACCGGATCATGGCAGGCTGCAAAACCGCCGAACAGACCGAGCGCGCCTATTATGCGCGCTGCCTGCCGACAAAGCTGCGGATCGAGCTGGTTTACCAGCGCGCCGCGTCGCCCTGGCTGGACGCCTGGATCATGTGGAAGACATTCCTCGCGCTTATTCCCGGTTTCGACCGTCCGCGCAAGAAACGCGGGTCCGAGGCTACTCGGCAGCGTTCGCGGCGGCCCGGATCGGCACCGTCGAAATAG
- a CDS encoding universal stress protein, producing MRKFLVILDESPECQNAMRFAAMRASRTSGGVVVLAIIPPDAIQHGIGVAELMRQEAEDRITSQYQVFAKWMRDSQGIDPELVIREGDMTAQLLAHLGSDPDIGVLVLGASAGKDGPGPLVSRLLRDLSGLPCPVTLIPGDLSRDRLAAIS from the coding sequence ATGCGTAAGTTTCTGGTAATACTTGACGAATCTCCGGAATGCCAGAATGCGATGCGTTTCGCGGCGATGCGGGCCTCTCGCACATCCGGGGGCGTGGTCGTGCTGGCCATCATCCCGCCCGACGCGATCCAGCATGGCATCGGCGTCGCCGAGCTGATGCGGCAGGAGGCCGAGGATCGAATCACGTCCCAGTACCAGGTCTTCGCCAAATGGATGCGGGACAGCCAGGGCATAGATCCCGAGCTGGTGATCCGGGAAGGTGACATGACCGCGCAGCTTCTGGCCCATCTCGGCAGCGACCCGGATATCGGCGTGCTGGTTCTGGGGGCGAGCGCCGGAAAGGACGGGCCGGGACCGCTTGTCAGCCGTCTCCTACGAGATCTGTCGGGCCTTCCCTGCCCCGTCACACTTATCCCCGGAGATCTGTCCCGAGACCGGCTGGCCGCGATCTCCTGA